Below is a genomic region from Kribbella qitaiheensis.
CCGGTGAGTGGTTCGGCCTGATCGACGCAGAAGGTGCCAAATGAGCGAGTTGGTTGCCCTCGGCAACGCCGGGTCCGCGATCCGGAAGGCCAACGACGAAGGCAGGGCCGCCCTCGTCGCGTACCTGCCGGCCGGTTACCCGACCATCGCGGGCGGCGTCGACGCGATCAAGGCGCTGGTCGACGGTGGCGCCGATGTGATCGAGATCGGCCTGCCGTACAGCGACCCGGTGATGGACGGCGTGACGATCCAGCGCGCCGCCGAGATCGCGCTCGCCCAGGGACTCCGCACTCGCGACGTGCTCAGCACGGTCGAGCAGGTCGCCTCGTACTCCGCGGTGCCGGTGCTCGTGATGACGTATTGGAACCCGGTCGAGCGGTACGGCGTGGACCGGTTCGCGGCGGATCTCGCGGCGGCCGGGGGAGCGGGCCTGATCACGCCCGACCTGATCCCCGACGAAGGTCCCGAGTGGATCGCGGCTGCGGACAAGAACGAGCTGGACAAGGTGTTCCTGGTCTCGCCGTCCTCCACCGACAAGCGGATCGCGATGACCACGGCGAACTGCCGCGGTTTCGTCTACGCGACGGCTGTGATGGGTGTCACCGGAGCGCGCGACCAGGCTTCCGATCTGGCCGCGCCGCTGGTGGCCCGGACCAAGGCGACCACGGAGATCCCGGTCGGGGTCGGCCTCGGGGTCTCCAACGGGGACCAGGCCGCGGGCGTGGCGGCGTACGCGGACGCGGTGATCGTCGGTTCGGCTTTCGTGAAGGCGCTCGACGCGGGTGGCGCTGCCGGCGTACGGGAGCTGACCGCGAGCCTGGCCGAGGGCGTCCGGCGGGAACCCCGGGCCGCCGCCAACCGTTAGACCCGCTGTGAGTCGAAATCGGAACGCGGCCATTTTCTTCGCCGCGGTGGCTCTGCTTGCCCTGGTGGGTTGCAGTGGCGGTCAGAAGCAGACAGCGGACAACCCCGGCGGAGCGATCATCCGTACGCCGGCAGGTGATCCGAACGGGTTGCGTGGGGCAACGCTGGACCGGCCCTACGCGTTACCGGCCAAGTCGCTGACCGATACCGACGGCAACGAGTTCAACCTGGTCACCTCGACGAAGAAGCCGGTCACGCTGGTGTTCTTCGGCTACACGAACTGTCCGGACGTCTGTCCGACCGTGATGGCCGATGTGGCCTCCGCGCTGACCAAGCTGGACGAGTCGGTCCGCAAGCAGGTCCAGTTGCTGTTCATCACGACGGACCCGGCCCGAGACAGTGGGCCGGTGATCCGGAAGTACCTGGACCGGTTCGACCCGTCGTTCGTCGGGCTGACTGGCTCGCTGGCGTCGATCAAGGACATCGCGAAGGCCGTCGGCGTACCGGTCGAGGGCATGCAGAAGCTGCCCTCGGGTGGGTACGAGGTCGGCCACGGCGCGCAGGTGATCGGCTTCGGCGCGAACGACAAGGCGAACGTGCTGTGGCTGTCGAACGCGGCGATCGGCGATCTCGCGCACGACTTCGGCAAGCTGGTCGCGGACAACCAGTGAAGCTTTGGTTTCCGTGGATGTCGCTTGTTGCCCGGTTGGTCCTGGGCGGGGTGATGGTGGTGGCCGGCGCGCTCAAGGTCACCGATCCTGAGACGGCCACCCAGGCCGTTCGCGCCTACGACCTGCTGCCGACCGCGCTGGATGCCCCGGTCGGCCTGATCCTGCCGTTCCTGGAGATCGCGATCGGCCTGCTGCTGATCGTCGGCTTCGGTGTCCGCTGGGCGGCCTTCGCCGCCGGTGTCTTCATGGTGGTTTTCATCGCTGCGGTGTCCTCCGCCTGGGCTCGTGGTCTCGCGATCGACTGTGGCTGCTTCGGCGGCGGCGGTCAGGTCGCGCCCGGCCAGACGAAGTACCTGCAGGAGATCCTGCGGGACGTCGGACTGCTGGTGCTCGCGGGGTGGTTGTGGCTCACCCCGCTGAGCAAGTTCGCGCTCGAATCGGATCCGCACGTGTCGACAGGAGTAACAGCGTCGTGAGCAAGACCAACGCCCCCGTGAACCCCCTGCTGCCGGAGAAGCGCAAACGGCTCTCGCCCGGCATCGTCGTCGTGGTGGTGCTGGTGCTCGCCATCGTCGCCGCTGTCGGTGTCGACTACTGGCGCAAGCACTCCAAGGTCGAGGTGACCGCGAGCGGCAAGCCCGAGCCCACCGTGATCACCGGTCCGGGCACCGACGGCAAGGGTGTCACCGTCGGCAAGGCGGGTGCCAAGACGAACATCGACATGTACTTCGACTTCCGCTGCCCGCACTGCGAGGAGTTCGAGCAGGCCACGGGTTCGACCCTGGACCAGTTGGTCGAGGACGGGACGGCCACCATCACGTACTGGCCGCTGGCGTTCGTCAGCCCGCAGGACTCACCGCGGTTGGCCAATGCGTTCGCCGCTTCGGCCGCGAACGGCAAGGCGCTGAGCTTCGTCGACGCGGTCTACGGCGACTTCTCCAAGGCGTGGACCACGGATCAGCTGCTCGAGCTCGGCAAGCAACTGGGAGTTGACGACGCGAAGTTCCAGGCCGCTGTGAGCGGCAACACCTACGCCGGCTGGCTCGACTCGATCTCGAACGCCTCGAACGACCGCAAGGTCACCGGCACCCCGACCGTGTTCGTCAACGACAAGTTGCTCGACGCCGACAAGATGACTCCGGACGGCATCAAAGCCGCCGTAGGCTGATCGTGACCGCCTGTTTGTGGTCGCGGTCGGGGCCGTCGAGTAGCGTGCATCCTTGCCATGTCTAGTCAGCTTCCCGCCGTGGTCGTGCCGGCATTCATCCCCAGTCCCAGCCAGGGCGTCTGGCACCTCGGCCCGTTGCCGTTGCGCGCGTACGCCATCTGCATCCTGATCGGCATCTTCGCGGGCTACTGGCTCGGGCGGAAACGCTGGGTCGCGCGCGGTGGT
It encodes:
- a CDS encoding SCO family protein — its product is MSRNRNAAIFFAAVALLALVGCSGGQKQTADNPGGAIIRTPAGDPNGLRGATLDRPYALPAKSLTDTDGNEFNLVTSTKKPVTLVFFGYTNCPDVCPTVMADVASALTKLDESVRKQVQLLFITTDPARDSGPVIRKYLDRFDPSFVGLTGSLASIKDIAKAVGVPVEGMQKLPSGGYEVGHGAQVIGFGANDKANVLWLSNAAIGDLAHDFGKLVADNQ
- the trpA gene encoding tryptophan synthase subunit alpha, encoding MSELVALGNAGSAIRKANDEGRAALVAYLPAGYPTIAGGVDAIKALVDGGADVIEIGLPYSDPVMDGVTIQRAAEIALAQGLRTRDVLSTVEQVASYSAVPVLVMTYWNPVERYGVDRFAADLAAAGGAGLITPDLIPDEGPEWIAAADKNELDKVFLVSPSSTDKRIAMTTANCRGFVYATAVMGVTGARDQASDLAAPLVARTKATTEIPVGVGLGVSNGDQAAGVAAYADAVIVGSAFVKALDAGGAAGVRELTASLAEGVRREPRAAANR
- a CDS encoding MauE/DoxX family redox-associated membrane protein, which translates into the protein MSLVARLVLGGVMVVAGALKVTDPETATQAVRAYDLLPTALDAPVGLILPFLEIAIGLLLIVGFGVRWAAFAAGVFMVVFIAAVSSAWARGLAIDCGCFGGGGQVAPGQTKYLQEILRDVGLLVLAGWLWLTPLSKFALESDPHVSTGVTAS
- a CDS encoding DsbA family protein — encoded protein: MSKTNAPVNPLLPEKRKRLSPGIVVVVVLVLAIVAAVGVDYWRKHSKVEVTASGKPEPTVITGPGTDGKGVTVGKAGAKTNIDMYFDFRCPHCEEFEQATGSTLDQLVEDGTATITYWPLAFVSPQDSPRLANAFAASAANGKALSFVDAVYGDFSKAWTTDQLLELGKQLGVDDAKFQAAVSGNTYAGWLDSISNASNDRKVTGTPTVFVNDKLLDADKMTPDGIKAAVG